The sequence ACAGCTCTGCAACTGGCACTGCTTTTCTTCATGTTGTGTAGTGACAGTCAAACGGAGAACAGTGGATTGCTAAGCAGGCAGGCAGAGCAGCGCTCCGAAGGCCTCCGCTGTCAAGCATTGACTTCCTGAATGTAAGAGTTCCAGATGTGCTTTTGGCATTTCCTGTCTAACATTCTCCAAGAACACACTCAGCCTCTCCTTACTGGGCTTGCTACATCTTTCCAAGACACCGATCCAACACCCACTCAGtgcacatttagaaaaaaacacagacatttgTATATGTAACGTAAAGAGTGatctttaaaaatgaacatgGAAATGCACATGCACTGATTAACGTGTGATATATTTTAAACTGGCCTCAAGTTTCTGTCAGATCAGTGGGAAAGTTGAACCTCGTGCACAATCAGGTGGAGTCAGGAAACCGCACAACTTTGAGGTTTATTTTGGCCACAGCAGTTCAGCCATCGGTGTTTCCTCATGTTCTCTGCTGGGCTCTGACATCAGAGACCAAACAGGAAGCCTTACACAGGGATGACACCAAAGTTCAAGTTTAGAGAAAAGGTCAAAAAAGTCCCTGGGTTGGAGTCTCCATCACAGCAGCAAGCCAACAAGCAAACCGTCTCTGTCTTCTGACTCATCATATCCTTTGACATTATTGTAAAAAGAGAAGCTGAGTAGTTTAATGTGCGATTGTTTACAAAATGAGTAACTCTGTGGGTGTGCAATATTGCAGGATTAGGCTAATTGCATAATCTGTTATGTCAGATTCAGCAGTGCTGCTGCACCACCAAGATGACCTGAACTATTaatgcttctttggtttcattaaTGCCTCCTAAAACTTCTAAAAACTTTAGTGCTGCTGTAATGTTGCATAATTTATTAGAGCCGAAGGTTTAAACTGAACAAAGGAAATAAGTGGGCAcaaatatgtgtttttctttgagttgaaaaaaaaaaaaacacctcaaagCCCATtctgttagcttagcttagagACCTGTGCACACATGACCTGCATCTTTAGCTGCTTGATGAATTGGTCTTACCATTTATTCAGTTAACTTAAAATATAACACAATTTTTAAGGACAGCATTATCAGCAGTCTATCAGATGGCCTGCCCCTTTAGCCTAAATTACTTTAATACAGGATCAAAATTTGCCTTGGAAATTTGTGCATTCTCCCCAGGTGATAAATAGACTAATGCTTTTGATATTCCACTTTAACTTTTCTGTAATATCTTCACCCACTTTTCATTAACCTTATGAAATATTAGAACCTTTATGGCATGatttggttttatatttttgcagtTTCCAGCCTTTGCATTTCAGTGCATAGCCTGTCATGTAGTAAGTGCCACTATAAGATTAGTGGATTACAGTAAGGGTCTCAACAGCTGTTGGATGGATTATTATGAAATTGTATACACACATTTGTGCCCTCATCAGAATCACTTTGGCAATCCTTCAACTTctcatccttttctttttcaatcagATTTGATCGGCTTCAGCTTTATATAGTGTGTGGAACTAGTCTGCAATTTTGGGCATCCATACTACGATGGTGAATATGGAAAACAATGTGTCTACATCTATCAGCATGCTATCACAGTGATTCACAGAGTTAACAGTGCCATTGGTCTGACtgtaacacatttttattaaaacatcaGAAATATAAAGTCATGTGTACGTGAATACCAAGTCATGGACAAAACATTAAGAACCCCTGTTTTATGGAATACACTGATTTGCAGACAGTACATTCTACATGCAGGACTAGAAAATTGAGTGAAACCTGTACAGATATGGCCAAGCTGTTTAGAAATCCTGCACCGCACAGTGTAACTGTAGTCTGTCTGTGGTTGACGGACATTTGCAGACACCGGTGTTATCCATAGATCTCATTTTCCACCCATCCAGTCTGACTGCGGCAGCGCCGGCTTTGAGCTCTGCAGGGCTCGTAAATGTCATTGGTGACAAAGCCGCTCTCATTGTCCACACACGACACATTCTCATAATCGTTGCACAGGGAGTCATGGGACGGAGAACCGGAGTACTTTGTCATGATTTCTGCTGCTATCCTGCTGTCCAGAGCAGTGTGAGGCAGTTTGGTAATGTCACTGTAGGCATAAGGTCCTTGCACAGGGCAAGATGAAGCTGTTGCTAGCACCCACTGTTTTGATCTGCTGGGATagctttctgtttctgtcttccTCCTAAATATGAAAGAGGGCCAAAGTTAAAATCAACAGGACATACTCATATAatcaaatgcattaaaaaaaaattgttatagCTGTCTGTTTTACCTCTTAGCATGCTGTTTGTAGCAAAAGAAACCAACAGCtgcaaacaacagcaacagtagCGCAGGGATAGTCGCATAAAGGATGTAGGAAATGTCGAGGGTGTTGCCAGAGAAAGATACTGTGAACAAAAGAACTTTGCTTGTGACACAGTGGTTTTTCATAGCTTCCCAAAACATACCTCAGAGTATCAAgaatattttctttcctttcttaccAGAGGATTCAGGTAGTGCTATTTTTATCCTTTCATTACTTTCTGTGGTTGACAGTATGCTTGGAATCAAAGATGGAACTAGAGAAAccagaaaacaaaatcaacagGTGCGTGTGAAAGATATTTTATATGATTCGATTACTCCAtgagatagatatagatatatatatatatacatatatcacaTAATGTATGATTTCACTAAACTCACCCATAGATAGACTATTACAGCTGACGCATATGATGCATAAGTTCTACTGCAGAGGACAGTTGCATTTTAATTTCTAGAAAATTTAGCAGTTAAAAAAATAGAGTTCTCCAAAGAATCTTCGTGTTTTATCTTTATATGGTTGGTGGCTGGAtccttggctgctccagtctgcataccAAATATGCTTAGACAAGATGCTGAACCTCAggttgctctccaatgcattTATCGGAGTAATGTGTGTGAAATTTAGCTAGAAAGGATTTATGagtagaaaaaaagtgcttttatgAATATGTTTGCATGGGTGAATGACGCATGTAGTATGTAGCCCATTTACCATGTTTCTCGCAGAAAAGGTGTTTAAAAGAGGTCACAAGCATGTATAAATTTTCTTTAgccttttatgtgtttatgaaGACTGTAGTAATACCCAAAAGAATGAGGCTGCAGATATAAGCAATGAGAAGGGTGGCTGAGCTCTCCCTTAAAGTAATGGTGAAGAGCTTGGTTATTCAAAATGGATttggagtagagctgctgctcctccacattgaaaggagccagtcgaagtggttcaggcatctgattaGGATGCTTCCTGCAGGTGTTGGGTGTCTCAAAggacaataaacaaaatgtaatcgAACATACAGAATATtatgtataatataaaaatTTTCATGCGATCACATTACATGGAATACATGGTTGTTTTCAGAATGCACAGTACACAGCAGACGTTGTATCACGTTCTAATATTAGCATTTCTAAGCTGACAAGTACCTGCATGTGCTGTGTTTCTGTCCTCAGTAAATACTGGTACTTTTTCTGCAGAACAGGGAAATAAATTAGTGTTATTCAGAGGAAGAAAGCAATACATGGGTGAGACTACTAAAGGTTGCTTTATGGAAAGAAATGagtcattttttcccctcttttcatgTAATCAGCTATATTTTAATGTCGGTTGTAAGAAAACATACCATTAAAACtctttctgtttagttttagctgcTGGCAGCAGTGGATACATTGTAGCAGCGATCCCTAGACAATAAAATTCTAGTTTTGTAGATTTAGGaactaaaaaaacaaccaagagtaccaaattttaacattttccaGCACTCTTAAGCCAGCTAGATCACTGGTATGTGTGAGGCATACCAGCTCACCTTCTGCGTATTTGCAGACAAAGTTGTTCTTGGAGCTGCAGTTTTCATCATTCCACTGGAACAGGAAACGACCCTCAGGTGTTTCAGAGGGCTGGTGATACAAAACTACGCACATTTCCTTACCGCACGATGGCTCGTCCCAGTGCCAGTTCCTGCAACAAATAAGATGCACAAGTTTAGACTAtatattaattttctttcattcttttgctTGACTGCTGACAGAGACAGATGACTATTCTTACTCACCCCTATGGGCAATTTACAATCACCAATTACAAACCTCATTAAACTGCACGTGTTTGGTCTGCGAGAGAAACCTATGGTACCTCAAGAGAATGGACTCAGATATAACGAGAGCGTGCAAGCTTCACTGGTGGATGCTGGATTCAAACACAGGACCCACTTACTGTGTGGCAGCAAtgctaaccaccacaccacCGTGCTGTCCTGAGCTCAAACAGTGTGTCATTTATTTCTATCTTAATCCCAAATTCTTGCAAAGGACATTAGACATTCCTTCACTCCCACACAAACATCACCTAATCCAATATTTTTTCTGAGTCATCATTGAATACAGCCTTTTTCCACTTCCATCTGCAGCACACTGTCTCGGGGGCTACTCTTACTGTTTTCACAGATGCAGCTTAAACATTTACAcagatgaaaaatatattttaaaacaaagaggaaaaacctGAACTTAGCCTTGCTTCCATCCAGCCAGTAATACTGCGAGGGGCAACCTGGGCTTGACGTCCCGATGCTGTAACGTTGCGGGTTGCGACGGAGCCCGATCCAGAAGTCGCCATCTCTATTGGTCAGCTTTTGTATGTACCTCTCTATCAGTTGCTGCTCACTTTCTGTCTCGATGCTTAGCAGCTCGCCTCC comes from Astatotilapia calliptera chromosome 14, fAstCal1.2, whole genome shotgun sequence and encodes:
- the laynb gene encoding layilin, whose protein sequence is MDFMKLFGTVIAVLFQPGSTSKLNGQRICRSGTQRPCYKASYIHDSRRRLTFEDARQACRLDGGELLSIETESEQQLIERYIQKLTNRDGDFWIGLRRNPQRYSIGTSSPGCPSQYYWLDGSKAKFRNWHWDEPSCGKEMCVVLYHQPSETPEGRFLFQWNDENCSSKNNFVCKYAEEKVPVFTEDRNTAHAVPSLIPSILSTTESNERIKIALPESSVSFSGNTLDISYILYATIPALLLLLFAAVGFFCYKQHAKRRKTETESYPSRSKQWVLATASSCPVQGPYAYSDITKLPHTALDSRIAAEIMTKYSGSPSHDSLCNDYENVSCVDNESGFVTNDIYEPCRAQSRRCRSQTGWVENEIYG